The Scytonema hofmannii PCC 7110 genome includes a region encoding these proteins:
- a CDS encoding PstS family phosphate ABC transporter substrate-binding protein, which yields MVFRGMKLGLNRFTLAISLTLAATTFGVSMPSVLSQGAAGTVSIDGSSTVYPITEAVAEDFQKQRQGAVKVTVGISGTGGGFKKFCSGQTDISNASRPILAKEMDACKKAGIQYIELPIAYDALTVVVNPRNDWVKSLTVAELKKIWEPVAQGKINNWNQVRQGFPNAPLKLYGAGPDSGTFDYFTEAVNGKSKASRTDYTPSEDDNVLVQGVSRDRNALGYFGYAYYAANQNRLKAVPIDGGKGPVSPSLQTVENGSYQPLSRPIFIYVNAKSAQRKEVQDFVNFYISNGAKYAKAVRYIPLPAKAYQISSGHFQKRRVGTVFGGEEAVGLRIEQLLQREAKQ from the coding sequence ATGGTGTTCAGAGGGATGAAATTGGGGCTTAACCGCTTCACGTTGGCAATCTCACTTACACTGGCAGCAACTACTTTTGGTGTGTCCATGCCCTCAGTGTTGTCTCAAGGTGCAGCAGGTACAGTTTCTATTGATGGTTCGAGTACCGTCTACCCAATTACTGAAGCTGTAGCAGAAGATTTCCAAAAACAGAGACAAGGTGCAGTTAAAGTGACAGTTGGTATTTCTGGTACTGGAGGTGGCTTTAAAAAGTTTTGTAGCGGGCAAACAGACATCTCTAATGCTTCAAGACCCATACTTGCAAAAGAGATGGATGCCTGCAAGAAGGCTGGTATTCAATATATTGAATTGCCAATTGCTTATGACGCTCTGACTGTTGTTGTCAATCCCAGAAATGATTGGGTTAAGAGCTTGACTGTGGCTGAGTTAAAGAAAATTTGGGAACCTGTTGCACAAGGTAAAATTAACAACTGGAATCAAGTGCGTCAAGGCTTTCCTAATGCTCCCTTGAAGCTTTATGGTGCAGGACCTGATTCTGGAACTTTTGACTATTTCACTGAAGCCGTAAATGGCAAATCCAAAGCTAGTCGTACTGATTACACTCCTAGTGAAGATGACAATGTATTGGTGCAAGGCGTAAGCCGTGACAGAAATGCTCTTGGTTATTTTGGCTATGCTTATTATGCTGCTAACCAAAATAGATTAAAAGCAGTACCAATTGATGGTGGTAAAGGTCCAGTATCACCATCATTACAAACTGTAGAGAATGGGAGTTACCAACCGCTATCTCGACCTATTTTTATATACGTCAACGCGAAGTCAGCACAACGTAAAGAAGTGCAAGATTTTGTTAATTTTTACATCAGCAATGGTGCTAAATACGCAAAGGCTGTACGATACATCCCTCTACCTGCAAAGGCTTACCAAATTTCATCAGGTCATTTTCAAAAGCGTAGAGTCGGTACTGTTTTTGGTGGAGAGGAAGCAGTAGGGTTGCGGATTGAACAACTATTACAGCGTGAAGCTAAACAGTAA
- the pstC gene encoding phosphate ABC transporter permease subunit PstC has product MDRLSTPLQQKQASLSPRVIRDLRERVIEFLLFLAAFSSVATTISIVVLLVYESVEFFKQVPLVKFLTDTQWSPLFADAHYGVLPLVSGTLVTTTVALLVAVPLGTITAMYLSEFAQLQVREVAKPFLELLAGIPTVVYGYFALLFVTPLLQNFLPDLPGFNMLSAGLVMGIMILPLVSSISEDAMRAVPVYLREGSYAMGATRLQTAVSVVFPSAISGIMAAYILGISRAVGETMIVAVAAGLRPNLTWNPMDEAATITAYIVQVSLGDLPHGSLEYQTIFAVGLTLMLITLVFNIIGYFLSKRYREIY; this is encoded by the coding sequence ATGGATCGTCTATCCACACCACTCCAACAAAAACAAGCTTCGCTATCTCCTAGGGTTATTAGGGATTTAAGGGAACGAGTTATTGAGTTCTTGCTTTTTCTTGCTGCCTTTTCCTCAGTGGCAACGACTATCTCAATTGTTGTTTTATTAGTGTACGAATCTGTAGAATTCTTTAAACAAGTACCTCTTGTAAAATTTCTAACAGACACGCAATGGTCGCCTTTGTTTGCTGATGCCCACTATGGAGTTCTGCCGCTTGTTTCAGGAACACTAGTCACAACGACTGTTGCTTTATTGGTAGCAGTACCTTTGGGTACAATAACAGCAATGTACTTAAGTGAATTTGCTCAATTGCAAGTTCGAGAGGTTGCTAAGCCTTTCTTGGAACTCCTTGCAGGGATTCCTACCGTAGTTTATGGTTACTTTGCTTTGTTATTTGTTACGCCATTGTTGCAAAATTTTTTGCCCGATTTGCCCGGTTTTAATATGTTGAGTGCTGGATTAGTCATGGGTATCATGATTCTTCCTCTTGTTAGCTCGATTAGTGAAGATGCGATGCGAGCAGTTCCCGTGTATTTGCGAGAAGGTTCTTATGCTATGGGAGCGACACGCTTGCAAACAGCTGTGTCAGTTGTTTTTCCTTCCGCGATTTCTGGAATCATGGCGGCTTATATACTAGGAATTTCTCGTGCAGTTGGCGAAACGATGATTGTGGCAGTTGCAGCAGGACTGCGACCAAATCTAACTTGGAACCCAATGGATGAAGCAGCCACAATTACTGCATATATCGTACAAGTGAGTTTAGGAGACTTACCACACGGTAGCCTTGAGTATCAAACAATTTTTGCAGTTGGATTGACGTTGATGCTGATTACACTTGTATTCAACATTATTGGCTATTTTCTCAGCAAGCGCTATCGTGAAATTTATTAG
- the pstA gene encoding phosphate ABC transporter permease PstA produces MSSKSLQEIHANVSRRKIADSVFAIFGVLTILVAVITLLTLVIRLAIDGSSRLDWQFFTSFPGRNPEEAGILSAWVGTSLVMLVTLFAAIPLGIASGVYLEEYAQKNWLSAIIEINVTNLAGVPSIVYGLLALGLFADRLKLGESVLTAGLTLALLVLPVVIVTTREAIRAIPNSIREAAYALGTTKWQMIWDHTLPYSMGGILTGVIVGLSRAIGETAPLITIGALTFIAFLPDSPIKNQFPFISFEWLKAPFTVMPIQMFNWVSRPEPEFQLNAAAAGVVLITMTLVMNGIAIYLRYRFRKGIKW; encoded by the coding sequence ATGTCTTCTAAGAGTCTACAAGAAATTCATGCAAATGTTAGTCGTCGCAAAATCGCAGACTCTGTATTTGCTATTTTTGGTGTATTGACAATTTTAGTAGCAGTTATTACTTTGCTAACTCTGGTAATCCGTTTGGCGATTGATGGCTCATCACGCTTGGATTGGCAGTTCTTTACATCTTTTCCCGGTCGCAATCCAGAAGAAGCAGGTATCCTTTCTGCTTGGGTTGGCACCAGCCTTGTCATGCTAGTCACTCTTTTCGCTGCAATACCTCTCGGAATTGCATCGGGTGTTTATCTGGAAGAGTATGCCCAAAAAAACTGGTTGTCTGCGATTATTGAGATTAATGTTACTAATCTTGCTGGTGTACCTTCCATCGTTTATGGTCTGTTAGCACTTGGTTTGTTTGCAGATCGATTAAAATTAGGTGAGAGTGTTTTGACAGCAGGTTTAACTCTGGCATTATTAGTATTGCCCGTTGTGATTGTCACAACTCGCGAGGCAATTCGAGCAATTCCCAATAGCATTCGTGAAGCTGCATATGCGTTAGGTACAACCAAATGGCAAATGATTTGGGATCACACTCTCCCCTATTCAATGGGAGGTATTCTCACAGGTGTTATTGTCGGCTTGTCCAGAGCAATTGGCGAGACTGCACCTTTGATTACCATTGGTGCGCTTACTTTTATCGCCTTTTTGCCCGATTCTCCTATTAAAAATCAGTTTCCTTTCATCTCCTTTGAATGGTTGAAAGCTCCTTTTACTGTCATGCCAATTCAGATGTTTAACTGGGTCTCGCGTCCCGAACCAGAATTTCAGTTGAATGCGGCGGCGGCTGGTGTTGTTCTCATCACCATGACTCTGGTTATGAATGGAATTGCAATTTATTTGCGCTATCGTTTTCGTAAGGGGATCAAATGGTAG
- the pstB gene encoding phosphate ABC transporter ATP-binding protein PstB, with translation MVEVTQDNGKFNTQPKAIVNHLNFYYGSSKVLKDVNMVVAKNMVTALIGPSGCGKTTLLRCFNRLHDLYPGNRYEGEILLDSDTTNVLSRKIDPIELRMRIGMVFQRPNPFPKSIYENVAYGLRVRGENRRSALDQKVEQALRNAALWNEVKDRLKDSASNLSGGQQQRLCIARALATSPELILFDEPTSALDPNATASIEELMEQLKKQVTILIVTHSMQQAARLSDYTAFMYLGELVEYGITTEVFSNPQQKRTADYVYGHIG, from the coding sequence ATGGTAGAAGTCACTCAAGACAATGGGAAGTTCAACACTCAACCCAAGGCAATTGTTAATCACCTAAATTTTTACTATGGTTCATCGAAGGTCTTGAAAGATGTCAACATGGTAGTGGCTAAGAATATGGTCACAGCTTTAATTGGTCCATCGGGATGTGGCAAAACAACTTTGTTACGGTGTTTCAATCGTTTGCACGACTTGTATCCCGGTAATCGCTATGAAGGTGAAATTTTACTGGATTCTGATACGACTAATGTTCTCAGTCGTAAAATCGATCCTATCGAGTTGCGGATGCGGATTGGTATGGTCTTTCAAAGACCTAATCCTTTTCCCAAATCAATTTATGAAAATGTTGCCTATGGTTTGCGAGTGCGAGGTGAAAATCGGCGTAGTGCTTTGGATCAAAAGGTAGAGCAAGCATTGCGGAATGCTGCTTTGTGGAATGAGGTCAAGGATCGCTTGAAAGACTCGGCTTCTAACCTTTCTGGAGGTCAACAGCAGCGGTTGTGTATTGCTCGTGCTTTAGCAACTAGTCCTGAGTTGATTCTTTTTGATGAGCCAACCTCTGCTCTCGATCCCAATGCTACAGCTAGCATTGAAGAATTAATGGAGCAGTTAAAGAAACAGGTAACAATTCTTATAGTCACCCACAGTATGCAACAAGCTGCTCGCCTCTCTGACTACACGGCTTTCATGTACTTGGGTGAATTGGTAGAATATGGGATCACAACGGAAGTATTTAGCAATCCACAACAAAAACGGACTGCTGACTATGTTTATGGACATATTGGGTAG
- a CDS encoding DUF7219 family protein: MKIVLIMTQTQSKDWNNFLYPRRRYYGQVKPENLVFNANLQEFAQKVTYITCLETGGKLSPEEAYKQIEKLWKQLERSKNELVIGINSENDVGIGN, from the coding sequence ATGAAGATTGTACTTATTATGACACAAACTCAATCAAAAGACTGGAACAACTTCCTTTACCCTCGCCGTCGCTACTACGGTCAAGTTAAACCAGAGAATTTAGTCTTTAATGCTAACCTCCAAGAATTTGCACAGAAGGTTACATACATTACTTGTTTGGAAACAGGGGGAAAACTATCTCCTGAAGAAGCTTACAAGCAGATTGAGAAACTCTGGAAACAGTTAGAACGCAGCAAAAATGAACTGGTTATTGGTATAAACTCAGAAAATGACGTAGGTATTGGTAATTGA
- a CDS encoding FHA domain-containing protein: protein MYSECRFLNVQDPNDNHYTIKLEQQRFTIGRSHKNDIVLPNSEKIISRHHCVLECEANFWWVVDEESANGTYVQRCNNNNNATPIDVRQYGRLQLNNGDVILILDKLFEGEEAVFWRLTFRDVAYIVSI, encoded by the coding sequence ATGTATTCAGAGTGCCGATTTCTGAATGTTCAAGATCCGAATGACAATCATTACACCATCAAGCTGGAACAGCAGCGCTTTACTATAGGGCGGAGTCATAAAAACGATATTGTGCTTCCCAACTCCGAAAAGATAATATCGCGACACCATTGCGTCCTAGAATGTGAGGCAAATTTTTGGTGGGTGGTCGATGAAGAGAGCGCAAATGGAACATATGTGCAGCGGTGCAATAATAACAATAACGCTACTCCAATTGATGTGCGTCAATATGGTCGATTACAACTTAACAATGGGGATGTTATTCTTATTCTAGACAAGTTGTTTGAGGGAGAAGAAGCAGTATTTTGGAGGCTAACTTTTCGAGATGTTGCATATATTGTATCTATTTGA
- a CDS encoding ArsR/SmtB family transcription factor codes for MQTSSAVIPNLVVSGFHALSDPLRVRVVELLQDNELCVCDLCDALGVTQSKLSFHLKTLRKASLVLSRQEGRWIYYSLNLPQFVVLEQYLSEFRRFSQILPARVCKELS; via the coding sequence ATGCAAACCTCCTCTGCTGTCATTCCTAATTTAGTTGTTTCTGGGTTTCATGCCCTTTCCGATCCGCTACGGGTTAGAGTAGTGGAACTGCTGCAAGACAACGAACTGTGTGTGTGTGACTTGTGCGATGCATTGGGGGTAACCCAATCAAAACTGTCTTTTCACCTCAAAACCCTTAGAAAAGCAAGTTTAGTCCTTTCGCGTCAGGAAGGACGCTGGATTTATTACAGCCTGAATCTACCTCAATTTGTTGTCCTTGAGCAGTACTTATCAGAGTTCCGCCGCTTCAGCCAGATCTTACCTGCTCGTGTCTGTAAAGAGTTATCCTAA
- a CDS encoding PstS family phosphate ABC transporter substrate-binding protein yields the protein MKRSVKLAFAMGMLVVIPSWLAAPSLSSTKRSQMQMPAREPSKIAQAPTINIDGSSTVYPITQAIAKEYRSNRNNQVQVTVGVSGTTGGFEKFCAGKTDISNASRPILTEEMEVCKKNGVRYIELPIAFDALTIVVNPQNNWAKDITIAELKKIWEPAAQGKITRWNQVRASWPNRPLKLYGAGNKSGTFDYFTEAVVGKSRSSRTDYVASEDDEVLAAGISKDPDALGYFGYAYLEEHKNKLKALPVNSGKGAVLPSRETVEKAQYQPLSRPLFIYVNPWSSEYKQAIYQFVDFYIKSAPKVASSVGYVPLPAEAYHIDYVHLHQGKVGTVFEGKSQFDLTLGQLLRKRKLF from the coding sequence ATGAAAAGGTCAGTGAAGTTGGCTTTTGCAATGGGAATGTTAGTTGTGATACCTAGTTGGTTGGCAGCACCTAGCTTATCGTCCACTAAGCGATCGCAAATGCAGATGCCAGCAAGAGAGCCGTCAAAGATAGCGCAAGCACCAACGATTAATATCGATGGTTCTAGTACGGTGTATCCGATAACACAGGCAATTGCCAAAGAGTATCGATCAAACCGAAACAATCAGGTGCAAGTGACAGTTGGTGTTTCCGGTACGACAGGTGGTTTTGAAAAATTCTGTGCTGGAAAAACAGACATCAGCAACGCCTCCCGACCAATTTTGACCGAGGAAATGGAAGTTTGTAAGAAAAACGGTGTGAGGTACATAGAACTTCCCATTGCCTTTGATGCCCTTACCATAGTTGTCAATCCACAAAACAACTGGGCAAAAGACATTACTATAGCGGAGTTAAAGAAGATTTGGGAACCGGCGGCTCAAGGCAAAATCACTCGTTGGAATCAAGTGCGTGCATCATGGCCCAACCGTCCCTTAAAATTGTACGGTGCAGGTAACAAGTCTGGTACTTTTGACTACTTTACAGAAGCAGTTGTTGGTAAATCTAGATCGAGTCGAACAGATTACGTAGCTAGCGAAGATGATGAAGTCTTGGCAGCAGGAATCAGCAAAGATCCAGATGCTTTAGGTTACTTTGGTTACGCTTATCTTGAAGAACACAAGAATAAGTTAAAAGCTTTACCTGTAAACAGTGGCAAAGGAGCAGTGTTACCTTCACGTGAGACTGTAGAAAAAGCTCAATATCAACCACTATCAAGACCTCTATTTATCTATGTTAATCCTTGGTCCAGCGAATACAAACAAGCTATTTATCAGTTTGTAGATTTTTATATTAAGAGCGCACCAAAAGTTGCAAGCTCTGTGGGTTACGTACCTTTACCCGCAGAAGCGTATCATATTGATTACGTTCACTTACATCAAGGCAAAGTGGGAACAGTGTTTGAGGGAAAATCTCAATTTGATTTGACGCTTGGGCAATTGCTAAGGAAACGAAAGCTGTTTTAA
- a CDS encoding MIP/aquaporin family protein — translation MRSFFKELSQCRQAALSEAIGTFILVFAGTGAVMVNTISNGAVTHLGISFVFGSIVASLIYTVSHISGAHFNPAVTLAFWNSGFFPKHQVLPYILAQLVGASAASALLLVSLGSVANLGATVPLNGNWLQSLVLETVLSFILMFVIFGSGLDRRAPVGFAGLAIGLTVGVEAAFMGPITGASMNPARSFGPAFVGGIWQHHWVYWVAPILGAQLAAVIYRHLSNGFRDFKSYR, via the coding sequence GTGAGGTCATTTTTCAAAGAACTTTCTCAGTGCAGGCAGGCAGCTCTTTCGGAGGCGATAGGCACTTTTATTTTAGTGTTTGCAGGTACTGGTGCGGTTATGGTTAACACAATCAGCAATGGTGCTGTTACTCATCTTGGAATTAGCTTTGTCTTTGGTTCTATTGTGGCATCACTCATTTATACTGTCAGTCACATAAGTGGCGCACACTTTAACCCTGCTGTAACTTTAGCATTTTGGAATAGTGGCTTTTTTCCCAAGCACCAAGTTTTACCCTACATATTAGCGCAACTAGTAGGTGCAAGTGCGGCTTCGGCTTTGCTACTAGTAAGTTTAGGATCGGTTGCTAATTTAGGAGCCACTGTGCCATTGAATGGGAATTGGTTACAATCTTTGGTTCTGGAAACTGTTCTCAGCTTCATTTTGATGTTCGTGATTTTCGGTTCTGGATTAGATCGCCGCGCCCCTGTTGGCTTTGCAGGATTGGCAATTGGGCTGACGGTGGGAGTAGAAGCGGCGTTTATGGGACCAATTACAGGGGCAAGCATGAATCCGGCTCGTTCTTTTGGTCCAGCTTTTGTAGGAGGAATTTGGCAACATCACTGGGTTTATTGGGTTGCACCCATTTTAGGAGCGCAATTAGCAGCAGTCATTTACCGACATCTTTCCAACGGGTTTCGAGATTTTAAATCCTACCGTTGA